The proteins below come from a single Roseiflexus sp. RS-1 genomic window:
- a CDS encoding helix-turn-helix transcriptional regulator, whose translation MSKTETRYERLDGIERYLARHQKRGCTTSELAREFGVDPDTIRRDLDLLEARGTGLIKEGRRYHLDHRRIIHTMKISNDEALALYMAARLLSRHSDEHNPHVVSALDKLSDALRSKSPLIADHIARAAAAVRERPVRREYVEALEVLTQGWATGRKVRLSYHSYSKDEMTERLFAPYFIEPSGIGYACYVIGFDDLRSELRTLKVERIRTIRLTDEQFAIPEEFDPIRLLASAWGVIWRDEGTIEVILRFAPQVVRRLKESVWHVSQRLEDCPDGSCLFSVRVGSTVEMKPWIRQWGAAVEVLAPDELRAEMIEEVRAQARLYGLIPHKETH comes from the coding sequence ATGTCAAAGACGGAAACCCGCTACGAAAGGCTCGACGGCATCGAGCGTTATCTCGCCAGGCATCAAAAAAGAGGATGTACTACTTCTGAGCTGGCACGTGAATTCGGGGTCGATCCCGATACAATCCGGCGCGATCTTGATCTGCTTGAGGCACGTGGAACAGGTCTCATCAAGGAAGGGCGCCGCTACCATCTTGACCACCGACGGATCATTCACACAATGAAGATTTCCAACGACGAAGCGCTGGCGCTGTATATGGCTGCTCGCCTGTTGTCCCGGCATAGTGACGAACATAACCCGCATGTTGTAAGCGCCCTCGACAAACTGAGCGACGCACTGCGCAGCAAATCTCCGCTGATCGCCGACCATATCGCGCGTGCTGCGGCAGCCGTGCGTGAGCGACCGGTTCGGCGTGAATACGTCGAGGCGCTTGAAGTACTGACGCAGGGTTGGGCGACCGGGCGCAAGGTGCGGCTGTCCTACCACTCCTACAGTAAAGACGAAATGACCGAGCGTCTCTTCGCACCTTACTTTATCGAGCCTTCCGGCATCGGCTACGCATGCTACGTCATCGGCTTTGATGACCTGCGCAGCGAATTGCGGACCCTCAAAGTTGAGCGCATACGCACGATACGCCTGACTGATGAGCAGTTTGCCATCCCTGAAGAGTTCGATCCGATCCGTTTGCTTGCTTCGGCCTGGGGCGTCATCTGGCGTGATGAAGGAACCATCGAAGTAATCCTGCGGTTTGCGCCCCAGGTGGTACGACGCCTCAAAGAAAGCGTCTGGCACGTCAGTCAGCGTCTGGAGGATTGCCCTGACGGTTCATGCCTGTTTAGCGTGCGAGTAGGGAGCACCGTAGAAATGAAACCCTGGATCCGTCAATGGGGCGCTGCCGTGGAAGTGCTTGCTCCCGACGAACTTCGCGCCGAGATGATCGAAGAAGTCCGTGCACAGGCTCGCCTGTATGGTCTCATACCTCACAAGGAAACGCATTGA
- a CDS encoding endonuclease/exonuclease/phosphatase family protein: MEAAAIGERERQAEAINAFVQAQRTPVVVAGDLNATPFHRAYHILQHGALSDVWQECGSGAGFTWPGNRTIGGVPVLPWFVRIDHLFTTNGIVCLDASVGPWDGVSDHRAVVATLAAGWRN; encoded by the coding sequence GTGGAAGCCGCAGCAATCGGTGAACGTGAGCGTCAGGCGGAAGCGATCAACGCCTTCGTCCAGGCGCAGCGCACACCGGTGGTCGTCGCCGGTGATCTGAACGCCACCCCGTTTCATCGCGCCTACCACATCCTCCAACACGGCGCACTGTCGGATGTCTGGCAGGAATGCGGCAGCGGCGCCGGCTTCACATGGCCCGGCAATCGCACAATCGGGGGAGTTCCGGTCCTACCCTGGTTCGTGCGTATCGACCATCTCTTCACCACAAACGGGATCGTCTGCCTGGATGCCTCGGTCGGACCGTGGGACGGCGTTTCGGACCACCGCGCCGTGGTGGCGACGCTGGCGGCGGGGTGGAGGAATTGA